The DNA segment ATGGTTTACTATAACAATTCAAGAACACAAAGAAGCGAGAAGAAATTAAAAGCCATATTCAAATCGTTAGACAGTCTTATTTTTGAATTTAATAGAAACGGAATCTACAAAGACGTTGCTACCACAAAGCTAAGCCTACTATTGAAACCGGCCAAGGTATTAATTGGAAAATCAGTAAAAGAGGTATTTGAAGAAAAAATTGCCCAACAGATTATAGATGCTATTCAACATTGCATTACTACACAAGAGTTAGTAGTTATGGAATACCCTATTCTACTTAATAATTCAACGCTTTGGTTTCAAGGCCGGATATCCTACAAGAGTAATGATTCCGTTATTTTTAACGCCATTGACATCACTGAAAACAAAAGAAATATTGAAAAATTAGAAAAATCTGAAGTAGACCTAAAAAAATTAAACGGCATGAAGGACAAGTTTTTTGCTGTTTTATCGCACGACCTTCGTAATTCTTTGGGTTCATTTATGGAAGTAGTAGAAATACTTATTTCTAATTACAATCTATTTTCAGAGGAAGATAAGAAGAAAAAACTTGAGGTAATATATAATGCTAGTAAAGAAGTAAATGGCCTATTGGAAAATATATTGGAATGGCAAATATTCCAAAGTCGTTCTTCTGAAATAGAACTAAAAATCAATAATGTACATAAAATTTGCGAAGAAGTAATAAACCAGTTTAAACTAGTTACCAACAAAAAACAAATTGAGATCATTAATACCATTCCTGAAAACACAGTGGCCTGTTACCATCCCAAATTATGTTCCGCCATATTAAGAAATATCCTATCCAATGCCATTAAATTTTCACACTCCCAGGGCACTATCAAGTTATATTGCTACCCGACAACTAAGGATAACAAAGAATACCTGACCATATGTATTGAAGACGATGGCATTGGAATGCATAAGGAAAAAATAGATCAATTTTACGCTTCCAAATTCATTTCCTCGAGCCTTGGAACCCTAAGTGAGAAAGGTACTGGACTTGGTATCTTTTTATGCAAAGAGTTTGTTGAGATGCAAGGTGGGCAATTATTTATAGATAGTGAAGTAAATAAAGGGAGCAAGTTTTCATTTACACTTAAAGCGTAACCGCATTTATTAATCAAACGGTACGTAATCATAAAAACATAAAAAACAACCATTGTATCTTTAAACTCATAAACAACGAAGCAAATATAAATTCCGGGTTGAAAAATTCTGCTGCAGCATTGGTATTCTGTTATAGAATTAAGAGCAGTGTTTCTATAATGAAGCGTCTACATGTGTAGCGTAAATAGTTTTAGTAAATGGAATTCCTGCATTCATGAAAAAGCGTTAAAAATAGGCAAAGGGAGCATTTAGAAAGAAATGCTTATTTGAACAATCAAACTCCCAAAACCCTACTAAGCAGGAGCTTTTGTTTGCATTATAAATTTATTCTTTTCACTAGCCAAAACAAAAATTTCGGAGAACTTATTAAACGAGCAAAACTTCCAAAGTTATGCTGAAAGCCTATGCCATTTATTGTTGTACGATGTTATTTTTTCCTTTTGAATTTCCATTCTTTCGAACAGTCAAAACACTTATAAGAATTTCTGAAAATCGGAAAAATAGCTCCAAGTAAAAGATACACAACCAAAACAAGATAATCAGGATTCCTTCTTTTTCCTATATTCTCAGAGCGACAATAAGGACATTTCTTTTTGTCTGATTTCACTTCATAAAACAAAGTTTCTACTCGGTTCTTTGTTTTATGCGCATCTCCTATGTAACCACCTTTTTCCAAGGTTTCTATTCCCTTTTCATAATCTAAGGTTCTAACCAACAACTTCACTCCTCCAATTGCATTCGAATAGAAATTATTTACTTGAACGGTCATTTCATCTTTCACAATAGTTTCGATTCCTTCTGAGTCCAAATATGTTTTTACCATATTAGCTTCATGTGGATATACAAAACTTGTTAGAATCTGCCAGTCTTTCATTTTATCTAGTTTTTGTCTCTTGGATATAATTATGTTTTTACGCTGTATTGAATAATACCGTACCATCGGTATAAAATGACGGATTACTCCACTTACCCCATACTTGTCAGAAACTGAACAAACCTCCTAAGTTTCAGATACTTCATTAGCTTTTGCCTGTTTTATTAATTGGTCTGTCAATAGTGCTTGCTCTATTGTAATTATTAAAAGGTTCTTCTCAAGAAAATCAACTGCTGCGTTTTTATTTTTACTTGCATATAACAAATACAAATTTAATAATGTAATAGAGCCAAATAACTTTCATTGCATACCAAAAAAACCGATGACTTTCGCCATCGGTTTTCAAGTTTATATCTATTGAACATTCTTGTTACAGCACTATAATGCACCATTAATTAGGATAACCACAAGCAAACCTAAGATGGCATACAACTCTGGAAATACACCAAGAATCATCGTATTTGCAAACACTTTATGACC comes from the Saccharicrinis fermentans DSM 9555 = JCM 21142 genome and includes:
- a CDS encoding ATP-binding protein gives rise to the protein MIFIPKVPIRPILVSVLCFLLLILGAYKYGNYQKGLWEKDVRNTLQKVLISKKSNLEKALYSRIYYTKGIASYVSLKPHITDKEFNILAHDLVSQDTNVIGSMSLSKDCIIGSIYPLKGHEAAIGLDLMEHPERKEIVEKTIDTRQTFVAGPVELIEGGTAFISYTPIFDKTKSKEGVFWGLTDIVILMKPLLMESGIIQEENEIEFSLRGYNGSGYNGKIFYGKKDIFEKQPVSIEINLPYGHWVLAAVPKIGWNAFYNQDKFMQIYLIISSFIISILMGMVYYNNSRTQRSEKKLKAIFKSLDSLIFEFNRNGIYKDVATTKLSLLLKPAKVLIGKSVKEVFEEKIAQQIIDAIQHCITTQELVVMEYPILLNNSTLWFQGRISYKSNDSVIFNAIDITENKRNIEKLEKSEVDLKKLNGMKDKFFAVLSHDLRNSLGSFMEVVEILISNYNLFSEEDKKKKLEVIYNASKEVNGLLENILEWQIFQSRSSEIELKINNVHKICEEVINQFKLVTNKKQIEIINTIPENTVACYHPKLCSAILRNILSNAIKFSHSQGTIKLYCYPTTKDNKEYLTICIEDDGIGMHKEKIDQFYASKFISSSLGTLSEKGTGLGIFLCKEFVEMQGGQLFIDSEVNKGSKFSFTLKA
- a CDS encoding putative signal transducing protein — translated: MKDWQILTSFVYPHEANMVKTYLDSEGIETIVKDEMTVQVNNFYSNAIGGVKLLVRTLDYEKGIETLEKGGYIGDAHKTKNRVETLFYEVKSDKKKCPYCRSENIGKRRNPDYLVLVVYLLLGAIFPIFRNSYKCFDCSKEWKFKRKK